From Novosphingobium decolorationis, one genomic window encodes:
- a CDS encoding DEAD/DEAH box helicase gives MVQMVNVTYGTSKSTTNSLGQRPMQARTYAARAAQFLLLKAPPAAGKSRALMFVALDKLRHQGLDKTIVCVPETSIGGSFRSTDLTSYGFEADWEVDDCWNLCLTGEDAGKQKVKAFQTFMESNARVLVCTHATFRFGFDEVIKTTGIEAFDNCFIAIDEFHHVSASDNNRLGVILRSLINRAECHVMAMTGSYFRGDADPVLRPEDEDRFTKITYSYYEQLEGYAWLKALGINYEFYKGNYVNGLPGVLKPDQKTIIHIPHRGSSEAFDDKFNEVGKILDLLGSHEGRDPETGFDLVRKPDGGLLKVADLVDDGPGRDIVKAALSREIKGPDGKRDDVADRAKVDFIIALGMAKEGFDWVWCEHALTIGYRSSLTEIVQIIGRATRDAPGKPRALFTNLVAEPGVETGVVTDAVNDMLKAISGSLLMEQVLAPNFKFYRREDGDVRAPMGTDDEGNVTIGVKGLVEPPTDRSREICEKDMNDLMATAYQEMDRRVLSPDTAPEVATQMVLTDIIEKRYEALDPEEAESVRQHLAAHMNVLTLARREAERGFAEGQAPLSGSPPKPSGDDDDGEPASAPNTLLEMVRKFINVRDIDIELIDSVNTFQERFEVASKSLNSELLSHVQSAMVALRVNMTGDEARTLWPRIKAFRAAEGREPNVHSANPLEKRMAEALAWLKAEKAKRLREGAI, from the coding sequence ATGGTTCAGATGGTCAATGTCACCTATGGCACCTCCAAGTCGACAACGAACTCCCTTGGTCAACGCCCGATGCAGGCCCGCACCTATGCTGCCCGTGCAGCGCAGTTCCTGCTGCTGAAAGCGCCGCCAGCGGCGGGCAAGAGCCGCGCGCTGATGTTCGTCGCGCTCGACAAGCTGCGCCATCAGGGGCTGGACAAAACCATCGTCTGCGTGCCCGAAACCTCGATCGGCGGCTCGTTCCGCTCGACCGATCTGACCAGCTATGGCTTCGAGGCAGATTGGGAGGTCGATGACTGCTGGAACCTTTGCCTGACCGGCGAGGATGCCGGCAAACAGAAGGTGAAAGCCTTCCAGACCTTCATGGAGAGCAATGCCAGGGTGCTGGTCTGCACCCATGCCACCTTCCGCTTCGGCTTTGACGAGGTGATCAAAACCACGGGGATCGAGGCCTTCGACAACTGCTTCATTGCCATCGACGAATTCCACCATGTGTCGGCTTCGGACAATAACAGGCTGGGAGTGATCCTGCGCAGCCTGATCAATCGCGCCGAGTGCCATGTGATGGCGATGACCGGCAGCTATTTCCGTGGCGATGCCGATCCGGTGCTTCGTCCCGAGGACGAAGATCGCTTCACCAAGATCACCTACAGCTATTACGAGCAGCTGGAGGGCTACGCCTGGCTCAAGGCGCTCGGGATCAACTACGAGTTCTACAAGGGCAATTACGTCAACGGGCTGCCAGGCGTGCTGAAGCCTGATCAAAAAACGATCATCCACATCCCGCATCGTGGCTCGTCCGAGGCGTTCGATGACAAGTTCAACGAGGTGGGCAAGATCCTCGACCTGCTGGGCTCTCATGAGGGGCGTGATCCTGAGACGGGGTTTGATCTGGTGCGCAAGCCCGATGGCGGGCTGCTGAAAGTGGCGGACTTGGTAGATGACGGGCCGGGCCGCGATATCGTGAAAGCCGCGCTGTCGCGCGAGATCAAAGGGCCGGATGGCAAACGCGATGACGTAGCGGACCGGGCCAAGGTTGACTTCATCATTGCCCTCGGCATGGCCAAGGAGGGCTTCGACTGGGTCTGGTGTGAACATGCTCTGACAATCGGCTATCGGTCATCCCTGACCGAGATCGTGCAGATTATCGGGCGCGCAACCCGCGACGCGCCGGGTAAGCCCCGCGCGCTGTTCACCAATCTCGTTGCCGAACCCGGCGTCGAAACAGGCGTCGTAACGGATGCGGTAAACGACATGCTCAAGGCGATCTCCGGGTCGCTTCTGATGGAGCAGGTACTGGCCCCCAACTTCAAATTCTACCGCCGCGAAGATGGCGACGTGCGCGCGCCCATGGGCACAGACGATGAAGGCAATGTCACCATCGGCGTCAAGGGACTGGTCGAGCCGCCCACGGACCGTTCGCGCGAGATCTGCGAAAAGGACATGAATGATCTGATGGCGACTGCCTATCAGGAGATGGACCGGCGGGTACTGTCGCCTGACACGGCCCCCGAGGTTGCAACCCAGATGGTGCTGACCGATATCATCGAGAAGCGGTATGAGGCGCTTGATCCCGAGGAAGCAGAATCCGTCCGTCAGCATCTGGCGGCACATATGAACGTCCTGACGCTGGCGCGGAGGGAAGCAGAACGCGGTTTTGCTGAGGGGCAGGCGCCCTTGAGCGGTTCGCCCCCGAAGCCGAGCGGTGACGACGATGATGGCGAACCCGCCAGCGCACCGAATACGCTTTTGGAGATGGTCCGGAAATTCATCAACGTCCGGGACATCGACATTGAGCTAATTGACAGCGTGAACACCTTCCAGGAGCGCTTCGAGGTCGCATCGAAATCGCTGAACTCCGAGCTGCTGTCGCATGTCCAGTCAGCGATGGTTGCCTTGCGCGTAAACATGACCGGCGATGAGGCCCGGACGCTTTGGCCTCGCATCAAGGCATTCCGCGCTGCCGAAGGGCGTGAGCCTAATGTTCACTCCGCCAATCCGCTTGAAAAGCGCATGGCAGAGGCACTCGCTTGGCTGAAGGCCGAAAAGGCCAAACGCCTGCGTGAGGGGGCTATTTGA
- a CDS encoding GIY-YIG nuclease family protein, with product MSRPSLEDIFAENDEFGLLDVKPRAGRGGPAQDRGVAALLEVTAFYERHSRLPDPGAMDHDEMRLGAIWGTVKLAPTDQMRAADRLLLLSDSATPTSRSWQDEPVDASIPNSLDDIFADDDLDVDPSLVSLKHTTPAAERHVPDHRADFVPCQDFERFRERFETVQHGLEAGERQASPIRKWSVIEPIEGDFFIRNGLLAMIAEKSEMTARGGARDHRLRVIFSNGTESDPLMSSFRKSLNDDKTARMVQKIGLGPLDPEWENDQLELSGTIYVARSRSENPEIKGQRMILHKIGVTSQDVSRRVADARNDPTFLLAPVEIVATYSLQNLSRNKVENLLHRFFAGARPAKLFVTDRFGKKVRPKEWFYVLPEHVGQAAKLIEEGTLHRYLYDVDTQRIILKNEIT from the coding sequence ATGTCGCGCCCGAGCTTGGAAGACATTTTCGCGGAAAACGACGAGTTCGGCCTGTTGGATGTCAAACCTCGCGCGGGGCGCGGTGGTCCTGCGCAGGATCGTGGCGTCGCAGCCTTGCTCGAAGTAACCGCCTTCTATGAGCGTCATTCGCGCCTCCCCGATCCAGGCGCAATGGATCATGACGAGATGCGCCTTGGAGCAATCTGGGGCACCGTAAAGTTGGCTCCCACCGATCAGATGCGGGCTGCGGATCGGTTGCTACTGCTAAGCGACTCCGCCACCCCAACGTCGCGTTCATGGCAAGATGAGCCTGTCGACGCTAGTATTCCCAACAGCCTGGATGACATCTTTGCTGATGACGATCTTGATGTTGATCCGTCACTGGTCAGCCTCAAGCACACCACACCGGCTGCAGAAAGGCACGTTCCTGATCATCGCGCGGACTTCGTACCCTGCCAGGATTTCGAGCGGTTCCGCGAGCGCTTTGAGACGGTCCAGCACGGCTTGGAGGCAGGTGAGCGCCAAGCAAGCCCTATACGGAAATGGTCAGTGATCGAGCCGATCGAAGGAGACTTCTTCATAAGGAACGGTTTGCTCGCCATGATTGCCGAGAAGTCGGAAATGACCGCTCGTGGCGGCGCGCGCGACCATCGACTTCGCGTCATCTTTTCAAACGGCACAGAGAGCGACCCGCTCATGTCGTCGTTCCGAAAATCCCTGAATGACGACAAGACTGCTCGCATGGTCCAGAAGATTGGCCTCGGGCCACTTGATCCTGAATGGGAAAACGATCAGCTCGAACTGTCGGGAACGATCTATGTTGCCCGCTCCCGATCCGAAAATCCTGAGATCAAAGGACAGCGTATGATCTTACATAAGATCGGCGTCACCAGCCAAGATGTATCCCGCCGAGTTGCAGACGCCAGAAACGATCCGACGTTTCTTCTCGCGCCGGTGGAGATCGTCGCGACCTACAGTCTGCAAAATCTGTCGCGCAACAAAGTCGAGAACCTGCTTCACCGCTTCTTCGCAGGGGCTCGTCCTGCCAAGCTATTCGTCACAGATAGGTTCGGAAAGAAGGTGCGTCCTAAGGAATGGTTCTATGTCTTGCCAGAACACGTCGGTCAGGCAGCTAAGCTGATCGAAGAGGGGACCTTGCATCGGTATCTTTATGATGTCGACACTCAGAGAATTATATTAAAAAACGAGATAACCTGA
- a CDS encoding Ppx/GppA phosphatase family protein, with the protein MAEHDPPAAKVDVPRRASKRRKGRKGKSSRSANGAAVGKGASQATSVPVAGAVPRERNEKRGSGPDSGGRGASRRRSGEGRASQARDGSGDASPRELARGRAAVRKASSERPGGGGVSDRKVPDAKALASGNGREGASRQSFAAIDLGTNNCRLLIARPSGQHFTVIDAFSRVVRLGEGLAQSGRLSDAAMDRTLAALKICAEKLMRRNVHLARSVATEACRRAENGPEFIERVRQETGIALDIISAREEARLAVLGCHVLLEEGMGPAMIFDIGGGSTELVLIESTGTVPRILDWQSVPWGVVSLTESVGPEGTCEAERLARYRHMHSLVSESFADFAQRISGARGSAGRNGPLRLLGTSGTVTTLASLHLELPQYDRRMVDGLIVPARSMRDISTRLSTMAIEDRRELNCIGKERADLVVAGCAILESILDLWPAERLGVADRGIREGILRSLISSQTTRPSTGAPTHTERDAMTRAGAGR; encoded by the coding sequence ATGGCGGAGCATGATCCGCCGGCCGCGAAAGTCGATGTCCCGCGCCGCGCTTCCAAGCGGCGCAAGGGCCGGAAGGGGAAGTCTTCCAGGTCCGCGAACGGGGCAGCCGTGGGCAAGGGAGCGTCGCAGGCGACGTCCGTGCCCGTGGCAGGCGCAGTGCCGCGCGAACGAAACGAGAAGAGGGGCTCCGGTCCCGACAGTGGCGGGCGCGGTGCGTCCCGTCGGCGCTCCGGCGAAGGCCGGGCGTCCCAGGCACGCGATGGATCTGGCGATGCGTCCCCGCGCGAGCTGGCGCGAGGGCGCGCAGCCGTGCGCAAGGCATCTTCCGAGCGGCCAGGTGGCGGCGGGGTGTCCGATCGCAAGGTGCCGGACGCCAAGGCCTTGGCGAGCGGGAATGGACGCGAGGGCGCGTCACGTCAGTCCTTTGCCGCGATCGACCTTGGCACGAACAACTGCCGTCTGTTGATCGCGCGGCCGTCCGGACAGCACTTCACCGTGATCGACGCGTTCAGCCGCGTTGTCCGGCTGGGTGAGGGGCTGGCCCAGTCGGGGCGGCTTTCGGATGCGGCCATGGACCGCACTCTTGCCGCGCTCAAGATCTGTGCCGAGAAGCTCATGCGGCGCAATGTCCATCTGGCGCGCTCGGTGGCGACCGAAGCCTGCCGTCGGGCCGAGAACGGGCCCGAGTTCATCGAGCGCGTGCGCCAGGAAACGGGGATCGCGCTCGACATCATCAGCGCGCGCGAGGAGGCACGTCTGGCCGTGCTGGGCTGCCATGTGCTGCTCGAGGAAGGCATGGGGCCAGCGATGATCTTCGATATCGGCGGTGGATCGACCGAGCTGGTGCTGATCGAGAGTACCGGGACGGTGCCGCGCATCCTCGACTGGCAAAGCGTGCCCTGGGGCGTGGTCTCGCTCACCGAAAGCGTGGGGCCCGAAGGGACCTGCGAGGCCGAGCGACTGGCGCGTTATCGCCACATGCACAGCCTTGTGAGCGAGAGTTTCGCCGATTTCGCGCAGCGTATCTCGGGCGCGCGGGGCAGCGCCGGGCGCAACGGCCCGCTGCGGCTACTGGGCACGAGCGGTACGGTCACGACACTGGCCAGCCTGCACCTGGAGCTGCCGCAATACGATAGGCGCATGGTTGACGGCCTGATCGTGCCGGCGCGGTCGATGCGCGATATCAGCACGCGCCTCTCGACCATGGCGATCGAGGACCGGCGTGAGCTCAACTGCATCGGCAAGGAGCGCGCGGATCTGGTCGTGGCGGGATGTGCTATCCTCGAATCGATTCTCGACCTATGGCCGGCCGAGCGCCTGGGTGTTGCGGATCGTGGCATCCGCGAGGGAATCCTGCGCAGCCTTATCTCGTCGCAGACAACTCGGCCGTCCACAGGGGCGCCAACACATACGGAAAGGGACGCGATGACGCGTGCAGGGGCAGGGCGATGA
- a CDS encoding RlmE family RNA methyltransferase, protein MSRSGRDPGERLKTAKKRTTSSARWLTRQLNDPYVKKAKADGYRSRAAYKLIELDEKFDLLKGTTRAVDLGIAPGGWSQVLRLKCPKAAVVGIDLLPTDPIEGVTIFQMDFMADEAPAALEEALDGAPDLVLSDMAANTVGHKQTDHLRTMGLVETAADFAIQTLAPGGAFVAKVLAGGTDAQLLGLLKKHFTSVKHAKPPASRKDSSEWYVIAKGFKG, encoded by the coding sequence ATGAGCCGTTCGGGACGCGATCCGGGCGAACGTCTCAAGACCGCCAAGAAGCGGACCACTTCGTCCGCGCGCTGGCTCACCCGCCAGCTCAACGATCCTTATGTCAAGAAAGCCAAGGCCGACGGCTATCGCAGCCGCGCGGCCTACAAGCTGATCGAGCTCGACGAGAAGTTCGACCTGCTCAAGGGCACGACCCGCGCGGTTGACCTGGGCATCGCGCCGGGTGGCTGGAGCCAGGTGCTCCGCCTCAAGTGCCCCAAGGCCGCGGTGGTGGGCATCGATCTGCTGCCGACCGATCCGATCGAGGGCGTGACGATCTTCCAGATGGACTTCATGGCCGACGAAGCGCCCGCTGCGCTGGAGGAGGCGCTCGACGGCGCACCCGATCTGGTCCTCTCGGACATGGCGGCGAACACCGTGGGGCACAAGCAGACCGACCATCTGCGCACGATGGGCCTGGTGGAAACCGCGGCGGACTTCGCGATCCAGACGCTGGCACCGGGCGGCGCGTTCGTCGCTAAGGTCCTGGCGGGCGGCACCGATGCGCAGCTCCTTGGGCTGCTCAAGAAGCATTTTACCAGCGTCAAGCACGCCAAGCCGCCGGCGAGCCGTAAGGACTCCTCGGAGTGGTACGTGATTGCCAAGGGGTTCAAGGGGTAG
- a CDS encoding c-type cytochrome: protein MDNRFNTIAGWVLGAGALGLGLTIVSSMYFGADKHHRPETMGYAIEGLEAESEDSGEVPFATLLASADLAKGEASFAKCKSCHTIESGGANGIGPNLHGVVGEGVGTGAGGFAFSDALKSVGGEWTFDKLNEWLTSPKAFAPGTKMTFAGLAKPEERANLIAWLNTQGSNLPLPEAPAAEEPAEDEAAEADAAAEGEAAAEEAAEEPAAAEDAVAG from the coding sequence ATGGATAATCGTTTCAATACCATCGCGGGCTGGGTGCTTGGGGCAGGCGCACTTGGCCTGGGCCTGACTATCGTCAGTTCGATGTATTTCGGTGCCGACAAGCACCACCGTCCGGAAACCATGGGCTACGCCATCGAAGGCCTCGAGGCCGAGTCGGAAGATTCGGGCGAAGTGCCGTTCGCGACGCTGCTGGCCAGCGCCGATCTTGCCAAGGGCGAAGCGTCCTTCGCCAAGTGCAAGTCCTGCCACACCATCGAATCGGGCGGCGCCAACGGCATCGGCCCCAACCTGCACGGCGTTGTGGGTGAAGGCGTCGGCACGGGCGCAGGCGGCTTTGCTTTCTCCGACGCGCTCAAGAGCGTGGGCGGCGAATGGACGTTCGACAAGTTGAACGAGTGGCTGACCAGCCCCAAGGCCTTCGCCCCGGGCACCAAGATGACCTTCGCCGGTCTCGCCAAGCCCGAGGAACGCGCCAACCTCATCGCCTGGCTCAACACCCAGGGCTCGAACCTGCCGCTTCCCGAAGCGCCCGCGGCCGAAGAACCGGCCGAGGATGAAGCCGCCGAGGCGGACGCTGCTGCCGAGGGCGAAGCTGCCGCCGAAGAGGCTGCCGAGGAACCCGCCGCAGCCGAAGACGCCGTCGCCGGGTAA
- a CDS encoding prephenate dehydratase has protein sequence MSSYPKPALAQVSSMSDAASAAPDRAVAFQGAPGCNSHRAALEYDAQCLPLPCFSFEDALDAVRDGRAERAIIPIENSQHGRVADIHFLLPESGLSIVGEHFTPINHALMALGQGPFTAAYSHPQALGQSRRYLREKGIVPMAYADTAGAAAYVREMGDPTLAAIAPKLAAELYDLQIVEDNVEDADDNTTRFVVLAREPLDPFTLQGQKTMTTFIFEVNNVPAALYKALGGFATNGVNMTKLESYQTGASFAASKFYVDIEGAPGEERVDRAMQELAFHCKYVRPLGTYRLARPRG, from the coding sequence ATGAGTTCCTATCCCAAACCCGCCCTCGCACAGGTTTCCTCCATGTCGGATGCGGCTTCTGCCGCACCGGACCGCGCCGTCGCGTTTCAGGGGGCGCCGGGGTGCAATTCGCACCGCGCCGCGCTCGAGTACGACGCGCAGTGTCTGCCGCTGCCCTGCTTCTCGTTCGAGGATGCGCTCGATGCGGTGCGCGACGGGCGGGCCGAGCGGGCGATCATTCCCATCGAGAACTCGCAGCACGGGCGCGTGGCCGACATCCACTTCCTGCTGCCCGAAAGCGGACTTTCGATCGTGGGCGAGCACTTCACCCCGATCAACCACGCGCTGATGGCGCTGGGGCAGGGGCCGTTCACGGCAGCCTACAGCCACCCGCAGGCGCTCGGCCAGTCGCGCCGCTACCTGCGCGAGAAGGGCATCGTGCCGATGGCCTATGCCGATACCGCAGGCGCGGCGGCCTATGTGCGCGAAATGGGCGATCCCACGCTGGCCGCGATCGCGCCCAAGCTGGCGGCCGAGCTCTACGACCTGCAGATCGTGGAGGACAATGTCGAAGACGCGGACGACAACACCACGCGCTTCGTGGTGCTGGCGCGCGAGCCGCTCGACCCCTTCACGTTGCAGGGCCAGAAGACGATGACGACCTTCATCTTCGAGGTGAACAACGTGCCGGCCGCGCTCTACAAGGCGCTCGGGGGCTTTGCGACCAACGGGGTCAACATGACCAAGCTGGAGAGCTACCAGACCGGCGCGAGCTTCGCGGCCTCGAAGTTCTACGTCGATATCGAAGGCGCGCCGGGCGAGGAGCGGGTGGACCGGGCGATGCAGGAACTGGCGTTCCACTGCAAGTACGTGCGCCCGCTGGGCACCTACCGGCTGGCACGTCCGCGCGGGTAA
- a CDS encoding DUF4350 domain-containing protein, with the protein MSTHAIPVAGPASAQPNPFSRRAVLGIVLAGGALFVLLLWMIGTGTGFGSGNDGGGHAQGRGLNGYAAMAQYLEARGYDVDMGHGPDDLNPDGLLILTPPADADGREIDRIVSAHRYKGATLVVAPKWVATPVTDKQRSEEKAERGWVNLASARPPEWRGFLDDVAVGLGRGAEEKAAAGTDDPARWKGLGVAGRLPQDHLLAWGEGERLIPLVTNGKGQILAALLDDGGSYPDLEEVAQRPRRSEVDDEDRYPLVLVFEPDLLDNFGMARPQSAALIEDLFERLEIYEDGPIVFDLTLNGFGQTKNLLTLAVTPPFAGVSLCLLLAALLVGWRGFVRFGPPATPERALAFGKKALVANAAGLVRRSRRYHLLREPYAARARARLMAALALPRALDNEAAEAAIDRALATRAPEREPFSAVAARLRAAHRPHDILKAARDLHALERTLTQ; encoded by the coding sequence ATGAGCACCCATGCGATCCCTGTCGCGGGGCCTGCGAGCGCACAGCCCAATCCTTTCTCGCGCCGTGCGGTGCTGGGCATCGTGCTGGCGGGCGGCGCGCTGTTTGTCCTCCTCTTGTGGATGATCGGCACGGGGACGGGCTTTGGTTCGGGCAATGACGGGGGCGGCCATGCCCAGGGACGCGGGCTCAACGGCTATGCCGCCATGGCGCAGTACCTGGAGGCGCGCGGCTACGATGTCGACATGGGCCATGGCCCGGACGATCTCAATCCCGATGGATTGCTCATCCTGACCCCGCCTGCAGATGCCGACGGACGCGAGATCGACCGCATCGTCTCGGCGCACCGCTACAAGGGCGCAACGCTGGTGGTCGCGCCCAAGTGGGTGGCGACGCCGGTGACGGACAAGCAGCGTAGCGAGGAAAAGGCCGAGCGCGGCTGGGTGAACCTGGCTTCCGCCCGCCCGCCCGAATGGCGCGGGTTCCTCGACGATGTTGCGGTGGGACTGGGGCGCGGTGCCGAGGAGAAGGCCGCCGCAGGCACGGATGATCCCGCGCGCTGGAAGGGGCTGGGCGTGGCCGGGCGCCTGCCGCAGGACCATCTCCTGGCCTGGGGTGAGGGCGAGCGGCTCATTCCCCTGGTGACCAATGGCAAGGGGCAGATCCTGGCCGCGCTTCTCGATGATGGCGGCAGCTATCCCGACCTGGAAGAAGTCGCGCAGCGCCCGCGCCGCAGCGAGGTCGACGATGAGGACCGCTACCCGCTCGTGCTCGTCTTCGAGCCCGATCTTCTCGACAATTTCGGCATGGCCCGCCCGCAGAGCGCCGCGCTGATCGAGGACCTGTTCGAGCGGCTCGAGATCTACGAGGACGGGCCCATCGTCTTCGACCTGACGCTCAACGGCTTCGGGCAGACCAAGAACCTGCTGACGCTGGCCGTGACACCGCCCTTTGCAGGCGTGAGCCTGTGCCTGCTGCTGGCCGCACTGCTGGTCGGCTGGCGCGGTTTCGTGCGCTTCGGTCCGCCCGCCACGCCGGAGAGGGCCCTCGCGTTCGGCAAGAAGGCGCTCGTTGCCAACGCGGCCGGGCTGGTGCGCCGTTCGCGCCGCTATCACCTGCTGCGCGAACCGTACGCGGCGCGCGCCCGTGCGCGCCTGATGGCGGCTCTGGCTCTGCCGCGCGCCCTCGATAACGAGGCGGCAGAGGCCGCCATCGACCGTGCCCTGGCCACCCGGGCTCCGGAGCGTGAACCCTTTTCGGCGGTCGCCGCGCGCCTGCGCGCCGCGCACCGTCCCCACGACATCCTCAAGGCCGCGCGTGATCTCCACGCGCTCGAAAGGACACTGACGCAATGA
- a CDS encoding AAA family ATPase yields the protein MNDQAPLSETPPAAAPATDGLPLAEVARLADAIRHEIGKAVVGQAETIDHLLIALMARGHVLLEGPPGTAKTFLAQCFAATLGLDFGRIQFTPDLMPGDILGSNLFNFQTSQFTLTRGPIFCDLLLADEINRTPPKTQAALLEAMQERRVTLDGERHALPAHFMVVATQNPIESQGVYPLPEAQLDRFLFKQLVDYPSLEEELGIVARFGANKGAASPADLGIAAVTTPAQLDAAAEAVRGVTLADEVADYIVRLVRATRESADLASGASPRAAVLLAGAARARAALDGRAYVLPDDVKALAASVLRHRLLLSPAAEIEGKQVEALVEDLVAQTEAPR from the coding sequence ATGAACGACCAGGCCCCGCTTTCCGAGACCCCGCCCGCTGCGGCGCCGGCCACAGACGGCCTGCCGCTGGCCGAGGTGGCCCGGCTGGCCGACGCGATCCGTCATGAGATCGGCAAGGCCGTGGTCGGCCAGGCCGAGACCATCGACCACCTGCTGATCGCGCTCATGGCCCGGGGCCATGTCCTTCTCGAAGGCCCCCCGGGCACGGCCAAGACCTTCTTGGCGCAGTGCTTTGCCGCGACGCTTGGCCTTGATTTCGGGCGCATCCAGTTCACCCCCGACCTCATGCCGGGCGATATCCTGGGCTCCAACCTCTTCAACTTCCAGACCAGCCAGTTCACGCTGACGCGCGGTCCGATCTTCTGCGATCTGCTGCTCGCCGACGAAATCAACCGCACGCCGCCCAAGACGCAGGCCGCGCTCCTCGAAGCCATGCAGGAGCGCCGCGTGACCCTGGATGGCGAACGCCATGCCCTGCCGGCACACTTCATGGTGGTGGCGACGCAGAACCCGATCGAGAGCCAGGGCGTCTACCCGCTGCCCGAAGCCCAATTGGACCGCTTCCTGTTCAAGCAGTTGGTCGATTACCCCTCGCTGGAAGAGGAACTGGGGATCGTGGCGCGCTTCGGTGCGAACAAGGGCGCGGCCTCCCCGGCGGACCTCGGCATTGCGGCGGTCACCACGCCTGCACAGCTCGACGCGGCGGCCGAGGCCGTTCGCGGCGTGACGCTGGCCGACGAAGTGGCCGACTACATCGTGCGTCTGGTGCGCGCGACGCGCGAGAGCGCGGACCTCGCCAGTGGGGCCAGCCCGCGTGCCGCGGTCCTGCTGGCAGGCGCGGCACGGGCGCGCGCCGCGCTGGATGGCCGCGCGTACGTCCTGCCCGATGACGTGAAGGCGCTGGCCGCGTCCGTCCTGCGCCACCGTCTGCTGCTCAGCCCTGCCGCCGAGATCGAGGGCAAGCAGGTCGAGGCGCTGGTCGAAGACCTCGTCGCGCAGACCGAGGCGCCGCGCTGA
- a CDS encoding DUF58 domain-containing protein codes for MSAPADLPIKHGSVAAAGQVHRPEGRTLPVLPTGRAVLALALVAPIALVIGAAAPQAWLIAPVAALVVLALVLIDAQLAGRLGLLALRFAEDCEVGGEFVLHADAAMLGGRARAMLLVVEGDPRLVPEGRCEIALTPDGADWRGGRVLAPTRRGTARLGGVWLRWTGPLGLGARQFTGALEREVRIWPNVAAVRSPALQTFLKDAQFGLIARRMRGEGTQFEALAEYQPGMDRRRIDWKASARHSHLYAKEFETERNNQIVFAFDCGQAMSGPVRGMPRLDRAVSAALATSYVALKGGDKIALFGFAARPEVRTPFVTGQGAFLRLQRAAAQLEYRAQEPNFTLALATLSGQLQRRSLIVVFSDFTDLTSAQLMIESVGRLLSRHVVLFVTLVDDELETLSAKEPDSLQDLSEAVAADLLLRERALVLKRLQQMGVDVIEAPYDAIGPRLIDAYLEIKRAGAIG; via the coding sequence ATGAGCGCTCCGGCCGATCTTCCCATCAAGCACGGCTCCGTGGCCGCGGCCGGGCAGGTGCATCGCCCCGAGGGGCGCACCCTGCCGGTGCTGCCGACCGGGCGTGCGGTTCTGGCCCTGGCGCTGGTCGCACCGATTGCCCTGGTGATCGGGGCGGCGGCTCCGCAGGCCTGGTTGATCGCGCCTGTGGCCGCGTTGGTTGTGCTCGCGCTGGTCCTGATCGACGCGCAGCTGGCCGGGCGGCTGGGGCTACTCGCGCTGCGCTTTGCCGAGGACTGCGAAGTGGGCGGAGAGTTCGTCCTGCACGCCGATGCCGCGATGCTGGGAGGCCGTGCGCGTGCGATGCTGCTGGTGGTTGAGGGCGATCCGCGCCTCGTGCCGGAAGGCCGCTGCGAGATCGCGCTGACGCCGGACGGGGCAGACTGGCGGGGAGGGCGTGTTCTTGCGCCCACGCGCCGGGGTACCGCACGTCTGGGCGGGGTCTGGCTGCGCTGGACGGGGCCGCTCGGACTGGGCGCCCGGCAGTTCACCGGCGCATTGGAGCGCGAGGTGCGCATCTGGCCCAATGTCGCGGCGGTGCGCTCGCCCGCCTTGCAGACCTTTCTCAAGGACGCGCAGTTTGGCCTCATCGCACGCCGGATGCGGGGCGAGGGCACCCAGTTCGAGGCGCTGGCCGAATACCAGCCCGGCATGGACCGGCGCCGGATCGACTGGAAGGCTTCGGCCCGCCATTCGCATCTCTACGCCAAGGAGTTCGAGACCGAGCGCAACAACCAGATCGTCTTCGCCTTCGATTGCGGCCAGGCGATGAGCGGCCCGGTGCGCGGCATGCCCCGGCTTGACCGCGCGGTGTCTGCCGCGCTTGCGACCTCCTATGTCGCGCTCAAGGGCGGGGACAAGATCGCGCTCTTCGGCTTTGCCGCAAGGCCCGAGGTGCGAACGCCGTTCGTGACCGGGCAGGGCGCGTTCCTGCGCCTCCAGCGCGCCGCGGCGCAGCTTGAGTACCGCGCGCAGGAGCCCAACTTCACGCTCGCGCTCGCCACCTTGTCGGGCCAGCTCCAGCGCCGTTCGCTGATCGTGGTCTTCTCCGACTTCACCGATCTTACCAGTGCGCAGCTGATGATCGAAAGCGTGGGGCGCCTGCTTTCGCGCCATGTCGTGCTGTTCGTGACGCTGGTCGACGATGAGCTGGAGACGCTCTCGGCGAAGGAACCCGATTCGCTCCAGGACCTCTCCGAGGCGGTCGCCGCAGACCTCCTGCTGCGTGAGCGAGCGCTGGTCCTGAAGCGCCTCCAGCAGATGGGCGTCGACGTCATCGAGGCACCTTACGATGCCATCGGGCCGCGCCTCATCGACGCCTATCTCGAGATCAAGCGCGCAGGAGCGATCGGATGA